The Microbacterium schleiferi genome contains the following window.
GGTGCGCTCGACGCCCTCTTGAACCGCTTCGGCAGTGTTCTCCGCAGCCTCAGCGACGTTCTTTTTCGCATCGTCCATGAATCCCATGGGGTCTCCTTCCGTCTGCAGAGCGCGACATCGTGTCGCGACCGTTCCGAGGGTAGGCGAGCTTGAGCATCCACTCGAGGGGCTTGCACGATCGGCTCCGACCAGTCATAGTTCGCACCGCATCCGTCAGCGCACCGCACGGACGCGCGGTCCGGCGAACACCCTTGACGAGGCATTAAACAGCTGTTTAGTCTGCTGTCATGCGCGCAGCACCGGACCCCTCCACCCGTGAGCGGATCCGCGATGCCGCCATCGCGAGCTTCGCCGAGCGCGGGTTCGACGGGGTGGGTCTGCGCGACATCGCGCAGCGCGCGGGAGTGAGTGCGGCACTGATCGTCCACCACTTCGGATCCAAAGAGGGACTCCGCGAAGCCTGCGATGCCCACGTCGTGGAGTCACTCGTGACCGACAAGAGTCGCCTCGCGGGTGGCGGCGCTTCCGCGATGATGCGCGAGGCCATGACCGACCGCGAGCGCTATCTGCCGCTGCTGGACTACATGGCACGGATGCTGACCTCAGACACGTCGGCGGCCGACGAGCTCTTCGACGCGCTGGCGGGTGCCACGCGCGACCTGCTCGAACAGCAGGCGGAAGCCGGGATGCTGCGTCCACAGTCCGACATGGACGTAACGGTCACCGCCGTGACCATCTACGGGCTGGCTACCGTGCTGCTGCGTCGCCAGCTCGCGCGGAGCCTCGGCGAGGACGGACTGACCGAGACGCTGCTTCGTCGTCTCACGGTGCCGCTCCTCGAGTTCTACACGCACGGCCTCTACACCGATGACCGGCTTCTCACCGCCGCGCAGGACGCGCTGTCGCGGCCGATCGGCCCGCCCTCGGGCAAGGGTGAGAACGATCCGCACCAGG
Protein-coding sequences here:
- a CDS encoding TetR/AcrR family transcriptional regulator; this encodes MRAAPDPSTRERIRDAAIASFAERGFDGVGLRDIAQRAGVSAALIVHHFGSKEGLREACDAHVVESLVTDKSRLAGGGASAMMREAMTDRERYLPLLDYMARMLTSDTSAADELFDALAGATRDLLEQQAEAGMLRPQSDMDVTVTAVTIYGLATVLLRRQLARSLGEDGLTETLLRRLTVPLLEFYTHGLYTDDRLLTAAQDALSRPIGPPSGKGENDPHQDPDPPRAV